A single Pseudodesulfovibrio aespoeensis Aspo-2 DNA region contains:
- a CDS encoding tyrosine-type recombinase/integrase, producing MTIYSKAGKGFRYDFMVKGKRYTKAWFRTKREAQAAQAQRKKEVAKADKMAERNDMGLLDMLNRRLDTLQERSFSTQYYKNTRYAAQRLLKHFGDVPCSTITSRMADDYLLSRSRSSTPLAANADLLLLRATFAWAMKRGQRFIADNPFAGLESFPSHLAEKKRRTPDSQTLDRIIAAAKPEDQPYLWVIRETLARSVEVHRLKWKRVNFEDRYVELKTFKNKDRKPVLRQVPMTDKLYEVLSELYARRDPEKEWVFWCRSYSHKLKRMVDGPYTKGRYTMLKTACRKAGVGYYSFHRFRASGASVMDNNGALISGIQHLLGHADRRSTEIYLEKLRNVERDAMAIYEAQSRRVA from the coding sequence ATGACCATCTATTCCAAAGCCGGAAAAGGGTTCCGGTACGACTTCATGGTGAAGGGCAAGCGCTACACCAAGGCGTGGTTTCGGACAAAACGCGAAGCGCAGGCGGCGCAGGCGCAAAGAAAAAAGGAGGTGGCGAAGGCAGACAAGATGGCCGAAAGGAACGACATGGGCTTGCTTGACATGCTCAACAGGCGACTTGACACATTGCAGGAGCGCTCGTTTTCGACCCAGTATTACAAGAACACCCGCTACGCCGCCCAGCGGTTGCTCAAGCACTTCGGCGATGTGCCGTGCAGCACCATTACCAGCAGAATGGCTGACGATTACTTGCTGTCCCGGTCCAGGTCGTCGACGCCCCTGGCGGCCAATGCCGACCTGCTGCTCCTGCGGGCGACATTCGCCTGGGCCATGAAAAGGGGACAGCGGTTCATCGCCGACAACCCCTTTGCCGGGCTGGAATCGTTTCCAAGCCATTTGGCCGAGAAGAAGAGGCGGACACCGGATTCCCAGACTCTGGACCGGATCATCGCGGCGGCCAAACCTGAAGACCAACCATACCTGTGGGTGATCCGCGAGACCCTGGCCCGAAGCGTCGAGGTGCATCGGTTGAAATGGAAGCGGGTCAACTTCGAGGACCGGTACGTGGAGTTGAAGACCTTCAAGAACAAGGACCGAAAGCCCGTGCTCCGGCAGGTGCCGATGACCGACAAGCTGTACGAGGTGCTCAGTGAACTGTATGCCAGGCGCGACCCAGAAAAGGAATGGGTGTTCTGGTGCCGCAGCTACAGCCACAAGCTGAAACGGATGGTGGACGGGCCCTACACCAAGGGCCGCTACACCATGCTCAAGACGGCGTGCAGGAAGGCCGGTGTCGGCTACTATTCGTTCCATCGCTTCCGGGCATCGGGTGCTTCGGTGATGGACAACAACGGCGCGCTCATCTCGGGCATTCAGCATCTGCTGGGGCATGCCGACCGACGGAGCACCGAGATCTATCTGGAAAAGCTGCGGAACGTGGAACGGGACGCCATGGCAATCTATGAAGCGCAAAGCCGCCGGGTTGCCTGA
- a CDS encoding acyloxyacyl hydrolase, with translation MKKILSMLLTLAALLAVALAAPTRSHAADPDQVISEVRGGVYAHDISFWSFHRENGADINGEVLFVSPSFLETVWSPRPHLGATINTDGKTSFLYSGLTWEYDLPADFFVDANLGLAAHNGKLDTDDSNRKSLGSPVLFRLGAALGYNITEKINISLQFEHMSNAYIANPNEGMDNAGLRLGYRF, from the coding sequence ATGAAAAAAATCTTGTCCATGCTGCTGACCCTGGCCGCGCTTCTGGCCGTGGCCCTTGCGGCACCGACCCGATCGCACGCTGCCGACCCGGATCAGGTGATCTCCGAGGTCCGGGGGGGTGTCTATGCCCACGACATCAGCTTCTGGAGCTTCCACCGCGAAAACGGCGCGGACATCAACGGCGAGGTGCTCTTTGTCTCGCCTTCGTTTCTCGAAACCGTCTGGTCGCCGCGCCCGCACCTGGGCGCCACCATCAACACCGATGGCAAGACCTCCTTCCTCTATTCCGGCCTGACCTGGGAATACGACCTGCCCGCTGACTTCTTTGTGGACGCCAATCTTGGTCTGGCCGCCCATAACGGCAAGCTCGACACCGACGACTCCAATCGCAAATCCCTGGGCTCGCCCGTGCTCTTCCGCCTCGGCGCGGCCCTGGGCTACAACATCACCGAAAAAATCAATATCTCCCTGCAGTTTGAACACATGTCCAACGCCTACATCGCCAATCCCAACGAAGGCATGGACAACGCCGGCCTCCGCCTCGGCTACCGCTTCTAA
- a CDS encoding ChaN family lipoprotein, producing the protein MHMRLFWPTAPRLALLLVLAMALGACTAKVAHPPLGVTFLPRSGEFVSGVGERLSFAEVLKLAEGKDYILVGEDHRNACDHTVQQRLLAGLAESSAPPVVGLEMVAVDMQPALDRFAAGQVDVDGLEAELKWSERWGYPYALFRGHFETIRRHSLPVAGLNVPSAVTRKIAREGLDALTQDERAWLPAEIVPVANAQAPFLDMVLEQHLARDARELPLDEATRRERFFLVQAIWDSKMAEVAVAMHRQYDWPVLVVAGGGHVENGWGIARRIRQFDPGAKVLLIMPWRGDEFDSGSGDAFIFCPETYESKMGATLTATGRGGLLVESVTRGSRADVAGLRPGDTLLEATGVPLDRLMDLHMAGFKVHEADEPLVFTVWRGGQTFKADLGKLGTKAGKTMPKSSATAEGTQMPKSSDSSQTKPETGRGR; encoded by the coding sequence ATGCACATGCGACTTTTCTGGCCGACCGCGCCGCGTCTGGCCCTGCTGCTGGTTCTGGCCATGGCCCTTGGGGCGTGTACGGCCAAGGTCGCGCACCCGCCCCTTGGGGTGACCTTCCTGCCCCGGTCCGGCGAGTTCGTGTCCGGCGTGGGCGAGCGGCTCTCCTTTGCCGAGGTGCTCAAGCTGGCCGAGGGCAAGGACTACATCCTCGTGGGCGAGGACCATCGGAATGCCTGTGATCACACAGTGCAGCAGCGGCTGCTGGCCGGGCTGGCCGAATCCAGCGCGCCGCCCGTGGTCGGGCTGGAGATGGTGGCCGTGGACATGCAGCCCGCCCTGGACCGGTTCGCCGCAGGGCAGGTGGATGTGGACGGTCTGGAGGCGGAGCTCAAGTGGAGCGAGCGCTGGGGATATCCCTACGCGCTCTTTCGCGGTCACTTCGAGACCATCCGGCGGCACAGCCTGCCCGTGGCCGGGCTCAACGTGCCCTCGGCAGTGACCCGCAAGATCGCGCGCGAAGGCCTGGACGCCCTGACCCAGGACGAGCGCGCCTGGCTCCCTGCCGAGATCGTGCCCGTGGCCAACGCCCAGGCCCCGTTCCTGGACATGGTCCTTGAACAGCACCTGGCGCGCGACGCCCGCGAGCTGCCGCTCGACGAGGCCACCCGGCGCGAGCGGTTCTTCCTGGTCCAGGCCATCTGGGATTCCAAGATGGCCGAGGTGGCCGTGGCCATGCACCGGCAATACGACTGGCCCGTGCTGGTGGTGGCGGGCGGCGGCCATGTGGAAAACGGCTGGGGCATTGCCCGGCGCATCCGGCAGTTCGATCCGGGCGCCAAGGTCCTGCTGATCATGCCCTGGCGCGGCGACGAATTCGACAGCGGTTCGGGCGACGCCTTCATTTTCTGCCCGGAAACCTATGAATCCAAAATGGGCGCGACCCTGACGGCCACGGGCCGGGGCGGCCTGCTGGTGGAGTCGGTCACGCGCGGATCCCGGGCCGACGTGGCCGGGCTGCGGCCCGGCGACACCCTGCTCGAAGCCACGGGCGTGCCCCTGGACCGGCTCATGGACCTGCACATGGCCGGGTTCAAGGTCCATGAGGCGGACGAGCCGCTGGTGTTCACAGTCTGGCGCGGCGGTCAGACGTTCAAGGCGGACCTGGGCAAGCTCGGCACCAAGGCCGGGAAGACCATGCCGAAGAGCTCTGCCACGGCTGAGGGAACTCAGATGCCGAAATCTTCGGACTCGTCCCAAACCAAACCTGAAACCGGAAGGGGAAGATAG
- a CDS encoding DUF429 domain-containing protein: MKGVGIDGCRGGWFAVWTGDGARWECALYPDMAAVWRDHSDAAVLFADIPVGLPDQGTRLADGLARQRLGPRGASVFNVPARQAALAMGREDTPSAVRKAAARDANRKLSGKSLSEQSLCIVPKILEVDAFLLATPEARGRVFEAHPEVCFSLAGGAPMVYSKKEFLGGLERLRLVEQRIADAQAMLADARGRYPRTAVATDDMLDAMILAASAACCQGRPTPMPDPPERDGTGLPMAIWYHDFNNC; this comes from the coding sequence ATGAAAGGCGTGGGAATCGACGGATGCCGGGGTGGCTGGTTCGCGGTCTGGACCGGGGACGGCGCGCGCTGGGAGTGCGCCCTGTATCCGGACATGGCCGCTGTCTGGCGCGACCATTCGGACGCGGCGGTCCTCTTTGCGGACATCCCGGTGGGGCTTCCAGACCAGGGAACGCGGCTGGCCGACGGCCTGGCCCGGCAGCGGCTCGGCCCGCGAGGGGCGAGCGTGTTCAATGTCCCGGCCCGGCAGGCGGCCCTGGCCATGGGGCGCGAGGACACGCCTTCGGCTGTACGCAAGGCTGCGGCACGGGATGCCAACCGAAAGCTTTCCGGTAAGTCACTTTCTGAGCAATCCCTTTGTATTGTGCCAAAGATTCTTGAGGTGGACGCTTTCTTGCTCGCCACGCCAGAGGCGCGGGGCAGAGTCTTCGAGGCGCATCCCGAGGTCTGTTTTTCCCTGGCCGGGGGCGCGCCCATGGTCTATTCCAAGAAGGAGTTCCTGGGCGGGCTTGAGCGGCTGCGGCTGGTCGAACAGCGGATTGCCGACGCGCAGGCCATGCTCGCGGACGCCCGTGGCCGGTATCCGCGCACCGCGGTGGCCACCGACGACATGCTCGACGCCATGATCCTGGCCGCGAGCGCCGCTTGCTGCCAGGGGCGTCCCACGCCCATGCCCGATCCGCCGGAGCGCGACGGGACCGGGCTGCCCATGGCCATCTGGTATCACGATTTCAACAATTGCTGA
- a CDS encoding IS110 family RNA-guided transposase: protein MAKYSVSRISDFLEAFEGREIHVGVDVHKLSYHVAVRREDGACETWVAPAKPYDLVLALLELGQPIAQVTYESGPTGFGLCRAMEEAGIDCCVVAPSKVPRAVVAGSKTDRLDCIKLADYAAKGMLKGIAVPTPAEEGERSLIRRRSQIVDNIRRAKLRIKSLLLYVGAEEPPGLSQWSGQAVGRLSTLQIEPAAKLTLDSLLRELSWQKVELKEIEATLSMIMVKRHEEAMKRLRTVPGVGPTVATTFLLEVFRPERFQCHEQVVSYLGLAPTVRQSGERSSRGRLVPVGQKRLRSLLVESAWIWQAKVPKIKERYNQLVAKTGVPQKAIAAIARLLAIVLWRLSLSGRCYQSS from the coding sequence ATGGCAAAGTATTCAGTATCACGAATCAGCGATTTTCTGGAAGCGTTTGAAGGCCGGGAGATTCACGTCGGCGTGGACGTTCACAAACTCAGTTATCATGTGGCGGTGCGTCGCGAGGATGGGGCTTGTGAGACATGGGTAGCGCCTGCCAAGCCATATGATTTGGTCCTGGCGTTGCTCGAATTGGGGCAGCCAATAGCACAGGTCACTTATGAATCCGGCCCAACGGGTTTTGGGCTATGTCGGGCCATGGAAGAGGCTGGCATAGATTGCTGCGTGGTTGCCCCGAGCAAGGTTCCCCGTGCTGTGGTTGCGGGGTCAAAGACAGATCGGTTGGACTGTATCAAACTGGCCGACTATGCCGCCAAGGGCATGCTTAAGGGGATCGCCGTGCCTACTCCTGCCGAGGAAGGAGAGCGCAGCCTGATTCGCCGCAGGTCGCAGATTGTCGACAACATCCGCCGCGCCAAGTTACGGATCAAGTCGTTGCTGCTTTACGTCGGCGCGGAGGAGCCGCCAGGGCTATCGCAGTGGTCCGGGCAAGCCGTTGGGAGACTGTCGACTCTTCAAATCGAGCCTGCCGCCAAGTTGACGCTGGACAGCCTGTTGCGCGAGTTGTCTTGGCAGAAGGTGGAGCTAAAAGAGATCGAGGCGACTCTGTCCATGATCATGGTAAAACGGCATGAAGAGGCTATGAAGCGGCTGCGGACGGTCCCCGGCGTCGGCCCGACGGTCGCCACCACGTTTTTGCTGGAGGTCTTTCGTCCGGAGCGTTTTCAGTGTCATGAACAGGTCGTGTCGTATCTCGGTCTTGCGCCGACGGTTCGCCAAAGTGGTGAGCGATCATCACGCGGCCGACTTGTTCCTGTCGGACAAAAACGATTGCGAAGCCTCCTGGTCGAATCCGCTTGGATATGGCAGGCAAAAGTTCCTAAAATCAAAGAACGTTACAACCAGCTTGTCGCAAAAACAGGAGTGCCGCAAAAAGCCATTGCAGCCATAGCTCGCCTCCTGGCAATCGTTTTATGGCGTTTGAGTCTTTCGGGCCGTTGTTATCAAAGTTCATAA
- a CDS encoding phenylacetate--CoA ligase family protein, whose translation MTRKDRTEGIYSRREVLDESERRQYCQLQLKELLSYAYRYSEDVKKRFDRSQFNVEKFRSLADLKHIPIIKKKELIFLQSMGPRLGGLLTKDLGELQRVFLSPGPIFDPEDRSEDYWGWTEGFYAAGFRSGDLTQITFNYHLAPAGLMFEEPLRNLSCAVIPAGPGNTNSQIEIMQKLRVTGYVGTPSYLMHLAQKAEEMGLSLRKDLFMEVAFVTGEKFSEKMRSTLEKKFDCIMRQGYGTADVGCIGYECFHKNGLHLSNRAYVEICHPDTGIPLKDGEVGEIVVTAFNKTYPLIRLATGDLGYLDRAPCACGRTSPRLGNIVGRVDTTARIKGMFVYPHQVEQVMARFEEVKRWQIEVTNPGGIDEMVLSIEAGQFNQEDEMLHLFREKIKLRPILKVLAPGTLPPQIRPIEDNRTWD comes from the coding sequence ATGACCAGAAAAGACCGCACAGAAGGGATCTACTCCCGCCGCGAGGTTCTCGACGAGTCCGAACGCAGGCAGTATTGCCAGCTCCAGCTCAAGGAGCTCCTGAGCTATGCCTACCGCTATTCGGAGGATGTGAAAAAACGCTTTGACCGCTCCCAGTTCAATGTGGAGAAGTTTCGCTCCCTGGCCGATCTCAAGCATATTCCCATCATCAAGAAGAAGGAACTGATCTTCCTGCAATCCATGGGGCCGCGTCTGGGCGGGCTCTTGACCAAGGACTTGGGCGAGTTGCAGCGCGTCTTCCTCTCTCCTGGCCCCATATTTGACCCCGAGGACCGCAGCGAGGACTACTGGGGCTGGACCGAAGGGTTCTACGCCGCTGGCTTCCGCTCCGGCGACCTGACCCAGATCACCTTCAACTACCATCTGGCCCCGGCGGGCCTGATGTTCGAGGAGCCGCTGCGCAACCTCTCCTGCGCGGTGATCCCGGCTGGCCCCGGCAACACCAACTCGCAGATCGAGATCATGCAGAAGCTGCGGGTGACAGGCTATGTGGGCACCCCGAGCTACCTGATGCACCTGGCCCAGAAGGCCGAGGAGATGGGGCTCTCCCTGCGCAAGGACCTGTTCATGGAAGTGGCCTTTGTCACAGGCGAAAAATTCTCGGAAAAGATGCGCTCCACCCTGGAGAAGAAGTTCGACTGCATCATGCGCCAGGGCTACGGCACGGCGGATGTGGGCTGCATCGGCTACGAATGCTTCCACAAGAACGGGCTGCACCTCTCCAACCGCGCCTATGTCGAGATCTGCCATCCTGATACCGGCATCCCGCTCAAGGACGGCGAGGTGGGCGAGATCGTGGTCACGGCCTTCAACAAGACCTATCCGCTCATCAGGCTGGCCACCGGCGACCTGGGCTATCTCGACCGCGCGCCCTGCGCCTGCGGCCGCACCAGCCCGCGCCTGGGCAACATCGTGGGCCGGGTGGACACCACCGCCCGCATCAAGGGCATGTTCGTCTACCCCCATCAGGTGGAGCAGGTCATGGCCCGGTTCGAGGAGGTCAAGCGGTGGCAGATCGAGGTCACCAATCCCGGCGGCATTGACGAGATGGTTTTGTCCATTGAGGCGGGCCAGTTCAACCAGGAGGACGAGATGCTCCATCTCTTCCGCGAGAAGATCAAGCTGCGGCCCATCCTCAAGGTGCTGGCCCCCGGCACCCTGCCCCCGCAGATCAGGCCCATTGAGGACAACCGCACCTGGGACTAG